The following are from one region of the Chanos chanos chromosome 10, fChaCha1.1, whole genome shotgun sequence genome:
- the fhip1b gene encoding FHF complex subunit HOOK-interacting protein 1B, with protein MSWLSRLTPRGQGGRSSRNTAPSSPCTADPETCLMVFENHWRQVSWVLEQREPSVGGGADDLTAVRNHTDQMLCLLAEEWPQEADGDSPAMGPILEMVVSENILDRLVQWHLRRGLDPDSQGALLKLFEMLIGQSHQPLLQHSAVLQPLLCLLGACGDPQLGCSPALEASLVLLLNQVCVTMARQPAVLEMLFRSGPVPQGPTNLLIFSLLVPFIHRDGAIGQQARDALLLVMATSASNHAVARYIAENSYFCPVLATGLSALYSSLPRKIEVRGDDWHALRQEDWMGVSSLVLFMNSLEFCNAVVQVAHPLVRSQLLDYVHNGFLVPVMGPALHKSSVDEMIASTAYLDLFLRSITDKSLLKTFLRFILLHRHDNDTILDTLLTRISSNSRLCMVSLSLFKTLLSLNCEDLMLQLVLRYLLPCTHVMLSQRRAVRETDLYGKSADKFLSLIPECCRLATAPSSDREDEPPFWGKVLGSPSSESPVHPKPSTPSRLALFIRQQSTGGVTNSSPSSENAPSSPRASPASPLSPDSPMHQSLGDTSECDSGYLEYLRDARRGIELCSWACRDWSAPYDGENPSPNSVPPPPPPPTANPSLVLVPEHFSLQGSGGGPEQRAAAARAEWSNSDRDSGEWDVTISKNCISLTPRSKKRSLLPNPAAPPPSATSSSPLPSSITSASSASVQSVSPLMSSGSSQPLYNGTGQADVCADASDGGMEVKKVKRDSDVNGGSGEPGQNGGMDTGLSESCLPLPGGYGDFQGSAVGSVTNPSTSQVQSAPPPQPPPATPATSAQETQPIEGQQSTLAPGTTEASSSRGLESVERLIEELLEQEPTDSPQPGDSNGQGISIEAFHQELRELEERVRERRNMSRNLEETTREPMSIPNSRDEESCTLEAEQGTGESRTESSAVGVYSPARPLGQPLAQPYTGPFITVLFCKLENMMQNSLYVNILLTGILFQLACYPQPLLRSFLLNTNMVFQPSVKSLIQVLGSVKNRIEAFAAAHEDFPAMLRKARRFLAARGKLDWTDSPMAVPNLRRSDSFVKSRKPSLGDLILRHTNSPTRARHAAQLALAHVRDGGQSLHSALFRGGGGGASGLERQAEALRVKNAVYCAVIFSEFLKELAALAQEHAVALPYPPSQGSEE; from the exons ATGAGTTGGTTGAGCCGTTTGACGCCGCGGGGTCAAGGCGGTCGAAGCAGTCGGAATACGGCTCCGTCCAGCCCCTGCACGGCGGACCCAGAGACCTGCCTCATGGTGTTCGAGAATCACTGGAGACAG gtGTCCTGGGTTTTGGAGCAGCGTGAGCCGTCCGTGGGCGGGGGGGCTGACGACCTGACGGCTGTGCGGAATCACACAGATCAGATGTTGTGTCTGCTGGCAGAGGAGTGGCCTCAGGAGGCTGACGGAGACTCACCTG caATGGGTCCCATTTTGGAGATGGTTGTGTCTGAGAACATTCTGGACCGGTTAGTTCAGTGGCACTTGAGGCGTGGTCTGGACCCTGACAGCCAGGGGGCGCTCTTAAAGCTGTTTGAGATGCTGATTGGCCAGTCCCATCAGCCTCTGCTTCAGCACAGCGCCGTTCTGCAGCCTCTGCTATGTCTCCTGGGTGCGTGTGGAGACCCTCAGCTGGGCTGCAGTCCAGCACTGGAAGCCAGCCTTGTGCTGCTCCTCAAtcag GTGTGTGTAACCATGGCGAGGCAGCCAGCCGTGCTGGAGATGCTGTTCCGCTCCGGACCGGTGCCACAGGGACCCACCAACTTACTGATCTTCTCCCTGCTGGTCCCCTTCATCCACCGTGACGGAGCCATCGGACAACAGGCCCGTGATGCCCTGCTCCTCGTCATGGCAACCTCCGCTAGCAACCACGCTGTGGCACGCTACATCGCTGAGAACTCTTACTTCTGTCcg gtGCTAGCCACAGGTTTGAGTGCGTTGTACTCTTCTCTTCCACGTAAAATCGAGGTGCGGGGAGATGACTGGCACGCCCTACGGCAGGAGGACTGGATGGGCGTGTCCTCTCTGGTGCTATTCATGAACTCTCTGGAGTTCTGTAACGCCGTGGTGCAGGTGGCGCACCCCCTCGTACGCAGCCAGCTCCTCGACTACGTCCACAACGGCTTCCTTGTGCCCGTCATGGGCCCCGCCCTGCACAAG TCATCTGTGGATGAGATGATCGCAAGTACAGCGTACCTGGATCTGTTTCTGCGCAGTATCACAGACAAGTCCCTCCTCAAAACCTTCCTGCGTTTCATCCTGCTGCATCGCCATGACAACGACACAATCCTCGACACGCTGCTCACTCGCATCAGCAGCAACTCACGG ctatGCATGGTCTCTCTTAGTTTGTTCAAGACTCTGCTCTCGCTTAACTGTGAGGACCTCATGCTCCAGCTCGTTCTCag gTATCTGCTGCCGTGCACACACGTGATGCTAAGTCAGCGGCGTGCGGTCAGGGAAACTGACCTCTATGGCAAATCTGCCGATAAGTTCCTGTCGCTTATCCCGGAATGCTGCCGTCTCGCCACAGCGCCCTCTAGTGACCGAGAAGACGAACCTCCTTTTTGGGGCAAGG TATTGGGCAGCCCCAGTTCCGAGTCTCCAGTTCACCCAAAACCCAGTACGCCGTCCCGCCTGGCCCTGTTTATCCGCCAACAGAGTACTGGAGGCGTTACTAACTCCTCCCCTAGTTCTGAAAATGCCCCTTCCTCCCCCCGCGCAAGTCCTGCCTCCCCCCTGTCCCCAGACAGCCCCATGCACCAGTCGTTGGGGGACACTTCAGAGTGCGATTCGGGCTACCTGGAATACCTCCGGGACGCCCGCAGGGGCATAGAGCTCTGTTCCTGGGCCTGCCGCGATTGGTCTGCCCCTTACGACGGAGAGAACCCTTCCCCGAACTCTGTCCCCCCGCCCCCGCCTCCGCCCACGGCTAACCCGTCCCTCGTCCTGGTCCCGGAGCACTTCTCTCTCCAGGGAAGCGGGGGAGGTCCGGAGCAGAGGGCGGCTGCCGCCCGAGCGGAGTGGAGCAACTCGGACCGGGACAGCGGGGAGTGGGACGTCACCATCAGCAAAAACTGTATCAGCCTCACCCCGCGCTCCAAGAAACGAAGCCTGCTCCCCAATCCTGCCGCTCCGCCGCCGAGCGCAACCTCATCGTCGCCGCTGCCGTCGTCGATCACCTCCGCGTCGTCCGCATCAGTGCAGTCTGTATCCCCTCTCATGTCCTCCGGCTCCTCTCAGCCCCTCTACAACGGCACCGGGCAGGCGGACGTGTGTGCCGACGCCTCCGACGGAGGAATGGAGGTGAAGAAGGTGAAGAGAGACTCAGATGTGAACGGAGGATCAGGAGAACCAGGACAGAACGGAGGTATGGACACAGGCCTCTCCGAATCATGTTTGCCTCTGCCAGGGGGTTATGGTGACTTCCAGGGAAGCGCGGTCGGGTCTGTCACGAACCCCTCAACGTCTCAGGTTCAGTCTGCGCCACCTCCACAGCCTCCACCCGCAACGCCGGCCACCTCTGCCCAGGAGACTCAGCCCATCGAGGGCCAGCAGTCTACCTTAGCCCCAGGCACCACCGAGGCCTCCAGCAGCCGGGGGCTGGAGTCAGTAGAAAGGCTGATCGAGGAGCTTTTGGAGCAGGAGCCGACGGACTCGCCTCAGCCCGGCGACTCCAACGGCCAGGGCATCAGCATCGAGGCCTTCCACCAGGAGCTCCGAGAGCTAGAGGAGCGTGTACGTGAGAGGAGGAACATGTCCCGGAACCTCGAGGAGACTACACGAGAACCTATGTCAATCCCGAATAGTCGAGATGAGGAGTCGTGTACACTGGAAGCTGAGCAGGGAACTGGAGAATCCAGAACAGAGAGCTCTGCTGTGGGGGTGTACAGCCCTGCAAGACCCCTGGGGCAACCACTGGCCCAACCATACACAG GTCCTTTTATAACGGTGCTGTTCTGTAAGTTGGAGAACATGATGCAGAACTCTTTGTACGTGAACATCCTGCTGACAGGCATACTCTTCCAGCTGGCCTGCTATCCCCAGCCTCTCCTGCGTTCCTTCCTGCTCAACACTAACATGGTCTTTCAACCCAGCGTCAAATCGCTCATTCAG GTTCTAGGTTCGGTAAAGAACCGCATTGAGGCGTTCGCGGCGGCGCACGAGGACTTTCCGGCCATGCTGAGGAAGGCTCGGCGTTTTCTGGCGGCCCGAGGGAAACTGGATTGGACGGACTCTCCCATGGCAGTGCCCAACCTCCGCAGATCTGACTCttttg tGAAGAGCAGAAAACCATCCCTGGGTGACCTGATCCTGCGGCACACCAACAGCCCCACGCGAGCCCGCCACGCCGCCCAGCTGGCCCTCGCCCACGTGAGGGACGGCGGCCAGTCTCTTCACAGCGCCCTGTtccgggggggcgggggaggggccTCTGGGCTGGAGAGGCAGGCGGAGGCGCTGCGAGTGAAAAACGCCGTCTACTGCGCCGTCATCTTCTCCGAGTTCCTCAAAGAGCTGGCGGCGTTGGCACAGGAACATGCCGTGGCCCTGCCGTACCCGCCCAGTCAGGGCTCTGAGGAGTGA
- the cnga4 gene encoding cyclic nucleotide-gated cation channel alpha-4: protein MILPIFYNWVIIICRTCFYMIEQSYLAAWLTLDYISDLVYVADMFIRIRTGFLEQGILVRDLSRLKQRYLRSSRFRWDVASLLPTDLLYLHFGIHTPLVRVNRFLRTPRLNEALDRMETRTAYPNTFRIVKLMVYIFVLIHWNACLYFSLSRYIGFGADRWVYPNISNPVFASMRRQYFYCFWFSAQIFTTVGDTPLPSREEEYLFMITDLLIAVLVFASIVGNVGSVITNLRDRDNVFFPNHELVKSYLRSRRISKELQGRVNSWYQHLHINKKITRENEILLQLPVTLRTAIAVSVHLPILSKVTIFQNCETSLLEELVLKLTPQVYSPGEYVCRKGDVGHEMYIIIEGKLAVVADDGVTQYAVLGEGNFFGEISILNIKGNKSGNRRTANIRSIGHSDLFSLSKEDLTNTLSEFPAAKRLLEEKGRQILTKMGMLEEQGADGERAEEKTEEKVKRLEAALETQQTKLARLMAEMESSLRKMLQRVEQLEMQTEDWEGIVAEGAGGEEEKEETVREGEREREREVGDGSGEVGERGEGDGGEENEKEREGGQEEEKTQRDKDREGEGKGSEEIEEEKQTKE, encoded by the exons ATGATTCTTCCCATCTTCTACAACTGGGTCATCATCATCTGCAG GACCTGTTTCTACATGATTGAGCAGTCTTACCTAGCAGCTTGGTTAACCTTAGACTACATCTCCGATCTTGTCTATGTTGCTGACATGTTCATCAGAATTCGCACTG GTTTCCTGGAGCAGGGCATCCTGGTTCGGGACCTGTCCCGACTGAAACAGCGCTACCTGCGTTCGTCCAGGTTCCGGTGGGACGTGGCGTCCCTGCTTCCCACTGATCTGCTGTACCTGCATTTCGGCATCCACACGCCCCTGGTGCGAGTCAACCGCTTCCTGCGCACGCCGCGCCTCAATGAGGCGCTGGATCGCATGGAGACCCGCACGGCCTACCCAAACACCTTCCGCATCGTCAAGCTCATGGTCTACATCTTTGTGCTCATCCACTGGAACGCGTGCCTCTACTTCTCCTTATCGCGATACATTGGCTTTGGTGCGGACCGCTGGGTCTACCCCAACATCTCCAACCCCGTCTTCGCCTCCATGAGGCGCCAATACTTCTATTGCTTCTGGTTCTCCGCCCAGATCTTCACTACGGTGGGGGACACTCCCCTTCCCTCCCGTGAGGAAGAGTATCTTTTCATGATTACTGACTTGCTGATCGCTGTGTTGGTGTTTGCTTCCATCGTGGGAAATGTAGGGAGCGTCATCACCAACCTCCGCGACCGTGACAACGTGTTCTTTCCCAATCATGAGCTAGTGAAGAGCTACTTGCGAAGTCGGCGAATCAGCAAGGAACTGCAGGGGCGTGTGAACAGCTGGTACCAGCATCTGCACATCAACAA GAAGATCACACGAGAGAATGAAATCCTTCTGCAACTCCCGGTCACTCTCCGCACAGCCATTGCTGTCAGTGTTCACCTGCCCATTCTGTCCAAGGTCACCATCTTCCAGAACTGTGAGACCAGCCTGCTGGAGGAACTGGTGCTCAAACTCACTCCCCAG GTGTATAGCCCAGGTGAGTATGTATGCAGGAAGGGTGACGTGGGACATGAGATGTACATCATTATAGAGGGGAAGCTTGCTGTAGTGGCAGATGACGGAGTCACCCAGTACGCTGTGTTGGGGGAGGGAAACTTCTTTGGAGAGATCAGCATCCTGAATATCAAAG GCAACAAATCTGGTAACCGACGAACAGCCAACATACGCAGCATCGGTCATTCTGACCTCTTCAGCCTGTCAAAGGAGGACCTGACGAACACGCTCTCAGAGTTCCCAGCTGCCAAACGCTTACTGGAGGAGAAAGGTCGACAGATCCTTACCAAGATGGGCATGCTGGAGGAGCAAGGCGCTGACGGAGAGAGGGCGGAGGAGAAGACGGAGGAGAAGGTGAAGCGGCTGGAGGCCGCCTTGGAAACGCAGCAGACCAAACTGGCCAGGCTGATGGCCGAGATGGAGTCCAGCTTGCGTAAGATGCTGCAACGGGTGGAGCAACTGGAGATGCAGACAGAAGACTGGGAGGGCATTGTAGCAGAGGgggcaggaggagaggaagagaaggaagagacggtgagagagggagagcgagagcgagagcgagaggtGGGGGACGGGTCAGGAGAGGTCGGGGAGAGGGGGGAAGGAgacggaggagaggagaacgagaaggagagggagggaggtcaggaagaggagaagactCAgcgagataaagacagagaaggggaagggaagggaagtgAGGAGatagaagaggaaaaacagaccaAGGAATGA
- the LOC115822714 gene encoding aquaporin-8-like — translation MSSQPTGKTDFESNQKTSRTRYDKYALPCVAEFFGTALFVFTGCASVIENCSGVGRLQPALAHGVALSISVAITAGVSGGHMNPAVTLGVTLAGGLDIILLVPYWAAQFCGALVGAGLAKAVSSHEHFVNASGGAFSSIADNGQVGRAVVAEIVMTFYLVLTVCMSAINRQSRTSLAPFCIGLTVSVGILGAGGVSGGCLNPARALGPAVVANYWAYHWVYWVGPLVAAVLVGIVLRTLLGDPKIRLTFRKP, via the exons ATGTCCTCGCAACCGACTGGTAAGACTGATTTCGAGAGCAATCAAAAGACCAGCCGTACACGATATGACAAGTATGCTCTCCCGTGTGTGGCTGAGTTTTTCGGGAcagcactgtttgtgtttactggaTGCGCATCCGTGATCGAAAATTGCAGCGGAGTGGGAAGACTGCAGCCTGCCTTAGCCCATGGTGTTGCACTGTCCATCTCCGTGGCTATCACCGCTGGAGTAAG TGGAGGTCACATGAACCCTGCTGTAACTCTGGGTGTCACCTTGGCTGGGGGTTTGGACATAATCTTGCTGGTGCCTTACTGGGCAGCTCAGTTCTGTGGAGCACTGGTGGGAGCTGGACTAGCTAAG GCTGTTTCGTCGCATGAGCACTTTGTTAATGCATCGGGAGGTGCCTTCAGCTCTATTGCGGATAATGGACAGGTTGGCAGGGCTGTGGTGGCAGAGATTGTCATGACATTTTACCTGGTGCTGACAGTGTGCATGAGTGCTATCAACCGACAGAGCAGAACGTCACTCGCACCCTTCTGCATTGGACTCACAGTCTCTGTTGGCATCCTTGGAGC TGGTGGTGTATCGGGAGGCTGTCTGAATCCTGCTCGTGCCCTGGGTCCAGCTGTAGTAGCAAACTACTGGGCTTATCACTGGGTATACTGGGTGGGCCCTCTGGTGGCTGCAGTTCTAGTCGGCATTGTGCTCAG GACCCTGTTGGGAGATCCAAAAATTCGACTAACCTTCAGAAAGCCCTGA